TTCCACCGCTAGTTGGCTACTCACCTCCCCTGGCAGGTGATGGTCAGGTCCACAGCATTCTGCACAACCTCAGTGGCCAGAGACACCACGTTGGCCACCTGGGTGATCTCCACACTCTCAATACCCTCTGAGAAATGAGATCGATTGAGAGGTCATTATTAGCAACCATCACCTGCATTTTACATCTCAATTGTGACTACAGTATCTGGACATATGTGGACTTACGGACAACGTCCACAGCGGTCGAGAAGGAGCCATAGCGGTATATCATACAGTTGTCAGCCGCTGTAAGTTCAGGAGCCTGTCTTTTAGCCACAACAAGAGCCACCTGTGTCTCTGTGCCTGCCTCTATCTCAGCCTCTGCTGCTACCTCACTCTCCACTGGAGCAGTCACTGCTGCTGGCACTGAAGAGGAACAAAAATAGAGTAAGTTAATAATATTATGAAATGGctaaaatcatgtttttgttTGTATACAGAATGACTAAGTAACTAAGTAACTGATTACCTGCAGTGGCATCAGCTGCAACCTCATTCACTGTCTCTACGACCTCTGCTTCTAGCTCTGCCTCGGCCTCAAGAGCAAGTTCAGCtggcaccacctccaccacagCTGCAGCCTCCGTGGCGGCAAGAACAATGACGTTAACAGCAGGGGCCACCGTCTCGACCTGGACCACCTCTGTTGCAGCCGCAACCTCAGCCACCACCTCAGCATCGGCAACTACGGTTGCCTCCTCCACGGGTGTAACGGTGGCTACAGCTGGGACCTCTGAGAGGACTGTGGCCGTCAGATCCACTGTGGCCTcttctccctctgcaactggagcAACTGAAGCAGCAGCGTTGATGGCGGGCACATCTGCAGCCGTCGCATCTACCACTGCTGTTTCGGCAGCTGCATCAGCATCAACAGCCTCTTCAGTTGCTGGGGTGACGGAGGCAGCTGTGGCTCCCTCCACAGCTGGCACAGGGGCAGGGACCTCAATGGCTGCAGCAGCCGTGTCTTCTGCTGTGGCATCGGCTTCTACTGCAGGGTCAGAGGCAGGGTCCTCTGTTGCAGGGATGACGGCTGGATCATCTGCTGCTGAGGCAACCACCTCGACTCCCTCTGCGGCTGCGTCGTCAGCTGTGGGTGCTGCTTCAGCTGTGGCACCGGCTTCGACTGCAGTTTCGGCTGCGGCTGAGTCTGTGCTTTCAGCTATGGCTGGGTTTTCGGCTGCAGCTGCATCTGTGTCTGTGGCATCAGCGTCAGCTGCAGCTGTGTCGGCAGCCTCAGCAGGGGCAACTTCAGAGGCAGGCACATCCAGGGCGATGTCAGCTGGAGCTGCCCTTGGGGTAGAGACCACCATAACAACGGCAGGAGCACCGGAGGGATCCATAGGCATCACTGGTTGAAAACACAAGAAGAAAGGCAACAGTTATGATTGTTATATACACTGAATAAGCATTGACTTTTGAAAAGGGAAGATTGGACCCAATAAATGGATTCGCTGTAAAATAGAAAATCGATGTCTCTCACCAGTGGGGCTGGCAGCGGTGGGGTCTGCAGGTGTGTCACAGCCGTTGGGGATGCTTGCCATCAGGACCACCTGAGGCCTGTATGTGCCGGTGTTGAGGTATGTATGTGTGACCTGGTGCTCCCTGGAGATGAGGGTGCCACtgttgtcaccaaagtcccagtTAAAGGTGACGTCTGAGGCGCTGAGGTACTGGCTGGGGTCGTGGAGGCTGATGCTAAAGGCAATGGCCCGATTCTGGATGAAGCTCTGGTCAGCCTCGTTCACATCGTTAATTTGAGTCAGTGACACTGCGAAGGGGATCTGGTCTGGGGAGGCACAAAGCAAAGGCAAAAGATGTCACGTTGTGACATCAATGCTGTGAAGGTTTGTGAGAGTCAATTCAAATTATTTAAAATGATCAATTGAAGTCAAATTAGGGTTGGTTGAATTTTGGTTTAAATAAGATTTTGTGGTTCCAGCTGCCCACCTGTGATGGAGAAGGTTGTGGAGGCATAGCCCAGAGGGATGAACTTGTCCTTGCCACGGCAGTGGTAGATGACTACTTCCATGTTGTAAGAGCCTAGGGGCACATTGTCTGTGCCgatggtgagagaggaggaggtcccATCCGCCACCTGCCAGTAACGTCCTGGGATACAAAGCAGCAGTAGTTAGAAAAACCAGCAGCGCTTATAAAAATGAACAGCCTGATGATCAAATCTTGTGTTGACAAAACTCCCAAGAACATTAGCTGCTTCATTAGTCCTTTCAACCTTCTTATGAAAGGAATGATTTCACAGTGCACACTGTGCACAGCTCTGTAAATACCAGAAatcattgtgttattgtgttagcATTTTCTCACATGAATGTCTGTAAATGAAAGAGCTGTCCTTACCCCATGTCTTCCACACAAACACGTAGTGTGGTTTCCTGTCTGCGGTCCCAGTGAAGGGGGTGCCATCAGGGAAGACTCCGCTGTACTCTCCTGAAGGACCAGAGACCTGGTCGGGATACACAGCCTGGCCTTGACGGTACTGTGTTCCTGTAGCAGAGGAACACCACACCCAGTTCAACATAAAAGGTTAGGGACACCAGAAAAAGCCTGTAGGCCTATAGGACCAACAACAAAACTGTGGGGTCAGTGGGGTATGGTATAGTGGTTGAATTTGGAAGAAGAGCTCACCATTGACAGTGCAGTTACGCGCCCACACCACCTGTCCATCAGGAAGCACTGTCTGGTTTGATGGGAAGCGAAGGTCGATGTTAAAGGTTGCCTTTGCGCCAGTCAGGGTGGGTGCATCATTTTTCACATCGAATGTAACTTCTCCACCTGGTGACAGAACGTGATAAATACATCAATAGAAAGTGGTTAATGTTTCTATATTAAGTGATTGATCTATAAAAAAGTGCAATAAAGTGAGAACCCACCAGTCCAACAGTCTCTGTATCGGGAGTCCCCATCTTTCCACACTGGATATATTCCTGAGTTCCATGAGCGGTAGTGTGTAAAGCGAGTTTTAGGCTCTGAAAAAAATAAAGAGGTTTTTAGTTTTAGGGTAATTTTCCTCTCGTTCTCCTAATTGTTTTTGTTGATCAGACTTTGACATAGTGAACTTCTACTCCTACAGGAGATGTTATCCATTCATATGAATCATATTATTGAGGTTTTATCAGTTATTTAGCATCTCCAGTAGGTATAGTGAGGTATTGCCAATAGGAATCAGCAAAAACGCTAACGGAAAATCTGTTTGTAAGACCAGTTAACCACTGCACTACTAAATCTAGACGTAAATCTGAGGTTGAAAATGCTCTTTTAGGATCAGGATCCTGGCACCCAGAACTCATTACCTACCAAGCTAATTAAATAGCATTTACTTTTATAATGTCTTTTGGTGAATGTCATGCGAAGATCTCCTACTCAGACCGACTCAAATGCTTATTGAAAATGTTGACAATTTCTACTGTTCTAAAATCGATTTATCTCCAAATCTACAGTATCTGACCCTTCTTTACTAAAATGCAGCCGTGGCTATTATATTTTATGACCACATGATTATACGGGGAAGTATTCTCTGCCCTGTTTCCTACCCTGGGTAGAGGAAAAGTTATTATCATAACACTACAGTTTGGGATATGGGCGTATGATGGGGTGTGTACAAAGACATTTACCAACATTTTACTGAAAGTTTATAACAGTTTGACATGTAGATAGCGGTGGTGAGTAGTTCAGGTATTTCTTTGATGGTtgtggaagggggaggagggagcgagGTGGGGGTGAGTCACACGGACCCTGCAATCCCCCTCAATCCCTTTCATGTGACTGTCAGCTGAGCGCAGGCAGCTGTAATCCCAACTGCTGAAATGAGGGGAGCCTCTGTGGAGCTCAGACATTAGTGCGGCCTTATTCTCCAACtgttgttcctgtgtgtgtgtgtgtgtgtgtgtgtgtgtgtgcgcgcgtgcgtgcgtgcacgagTTTGTTAAGAATTTAGGAAACCTCAACACCTACATTATCTTCCGTTATTGTGAGCCCCTTGTATTCCCCATATGATACTGTTCAGTCACACTCAGCTTCAACAACCTCAGGAATGCAAATTCCTAAAGCTCTAATTCATAATGACAAGCCATAATACCATTATCGTGTGCAGTCATTAATCAGATCGTCACACTTCAAACTGATTTCTGATGAAAACACCAATATCTCCTACCAAGTGAATTACAGTTTGTGATTTGGTTTGATATCCATCAGATGCAACACATTGCTAGATTGCTAGATAAACTTAGATAAAAATAATACACTTTGAACTGCATGATTGATAGTGAAATTCGAACATTAGTACTGATGTTCCCTCTGGGGAAAATATAGTTAATCTATTTTATTGTTGAGAGCTGAGATAAAGTGTTCCCCTTACTATTGAAACTCCAGGATACACATTAGAGTTTTAGGACTTGGAGTGCAGACAACTTGGCATGTGATTGCGCTATCCTTGACTACGAGCATGTAATCTGTGCCACACTATGTCAGTAGTTTTTGGAAATACTATTTTAATGTATATAACACCGTGTTTGAAATCTTGCTGGGGTGAGATTAATGATTATTAATTACCAAATGTTTTACCAAAATGTTGGTAATATGTGATACCAAAATGAACTGTATGATGAGCTCATGTCAAAACTTACTGTGCATTTACTCAGGATCTTATTATGAAATTCTTTGCACAAATGATGTTATTACGTAGAAGATTGTACTGGTATACTCTTTGAAAATGTTGTAATTTCAGACACTGGTAGTCCTGTATATTCACCAGGTATTGAAAGGCTTTACTATATGCAGATATTTGTAGAGTATATATGCAGTATATAGAGGAGTAATGCATAGATTATTATTAATCCTACAGTGTTCCAAAATTCAGGCTTTAGAGCTCAGGT
This is a stretch of genomic DNA from Oncorhynchus mykiss isolate Arlee chromosome 7, USDA_OmykA_1.1, whole genome shotgun sequence. It encodes these proteins:
- the LOC110528226 gene encoding melanocyte protein PMEL codes for the protein MKTVLIVLMLALLSAALGAKPKTRFTHYRSWNSGIYPVWKDGDSRYRDCWTGGEVTFDVKNDAPTLTGAKATFNIDLRFPSNQTVLPDGQVVWARNCTVNGTQYRQGQAVYPDQVSGPSGEYSGVFPDGTPFTGTADRKPHYVFVWKTWGRYWQVADGTSSSLTIGTDNVPLGSYNMEVVIYHCRGKDKFIPLGYASTTFSITDQIPFAVSLTQINDVNEADQSFIQNRAIAFSISLHDPSQYLSASDVTFNWDFGDNSGTLISREHQVTHTYLNTGTYRPQVVLMASIPNGCDTPADPTAASPTVMPMDPSGAPAVVMVVSTPRAAPADIALDVPASEVAPAEAADTAAADADATDTDAAAAENPAIAESTDSAAAETAVEAGATAEAAPTADDAAAEGVEVVASAADDPAVIPATEDPASDPAVEADATAEDTAAAAIEVPAPVPAVEGATAASVTPATEEAVDADAAAETAVVDATAADVPAINAAASVAPVAEGEEATVDLTATVLSEVPAVATVTPVEEATVVADAEVVAEVAAATEVVQVETVAPAVNVIVLAATEAAAVVEVVPAELALEAEAELEAEVVETVNEVAADATAVPAAVTAPVESEVAAEAEIEAGTETQVALVVAKRQAPELTAADNCMIYRYGSFSTAVDVVQGIESVEITQVANVVSLATEVVQNAVDLTITCQGSLPNEVCTIISDEDCITPVETICSNVTPSPDCQMILRQFFNDSGVFCINVSLTNDVSLAVASAKVSVTVGSNSSPAGTVAAVLGVMVLVCVAGAIALTYKRFNQYRPLREDSTGGSMGSSGNTSVPMLLWNLLSRQSPGERSPLLQGRVV